The Fusarium oxysporum f. sp. lycopersici 4287 chromosome 1, whole genome shotgun sequence DNA segment CTGTTGCGGTGGAGATGCCTTCCCAATCATGCAATCGCGAGTGGTCAGAAAGGGGGGTATTCCAGCTATCTTTGACGCCATTATCAGCGCAAAAAAAAAGCCCAGTCTTCAGTATATCCAACCCATGACTGTACAAGGGAAATAGGTACGAAAAGCTGGAATAATTCAAGTGGTTGCTGGGGTAGATGGTTGATCTGAAAATCACGATATTCTAGGTTGAAAGGTTGAAAATCATCACCGCAGCCCTCTTCGGGCGGAAAATCAGGTGTGCCGGTGGGGTCATTAGCAGCTATCACACAAGGCGGGCTATCAAAGCTGTGATCATCTAGTATATGTATCTCTTGGGAGCTCATTGTTTTAATTGAGACTCGTTAGGGTCAATTTATATGAGgattttgatgattttggtggtgttgaatAAAGAAGCTGTCTGACGAGAACTTTACGTACCCCTCAGGTACTCTCGAAATAAGTGGGGCGAAGCGGGGCGAGTGACCTTTGGATGCCTTatgccggtcaaagagataGCATCTTAGGGATCCACATAACACGTCGATCACGGTAGCATCGGTTCAGATTTTATGTGGACCTGCTGATCTATCGCACATCATGAATACGGGCGCATTCACTATACGCGTATCGCTTGGCGTAAACCTACGCGTGTCCGCGGATTATTCTTAAAATTACTCAAGTAACTGTAGCTATAAGAGTGCTACGCTCTCCATGTCTTGCACTACAAACCTCATCATCGAATAGAACCGAGACTTAGAATGCACTTCCTTGCCGCAGCCATTCTGACCTTGGCGACTGCCGCCAACGCCCTCAAAATTCCTTCTTTTGCGCCACCGGACTTTCCGGTTAGCGACATTGACAATGACGGTGTAGGCTCCCGTGCAGACTATAGCAGCATCTTACCTAGCAACACAGCTGACGCATCCTGAAGACACACGCCGGACGATATGATGTTCGCAAAACAATGGTTTGGCTAGACGACAAGAACCCTGAGAACTTGAATAGGTATGTTATTGTCATTTGCAATATGGCAAAATGGGCTTTTGGCTAATCCGTGTTATGGAGCTATTTCTACCTCTTTTGGCTCACAACCGTTGATGGCCGCAAATATCACACGACCCTGGCCCCGAACTTTTTCAGGGGCCGGACCACTGGCATTTTCCGAGTGGAAGACTTGCAAGACCTTTCTTCCACCGGCGCAACCGTCTTCGCCCCAGGCACTGGAAGCTCCGAGTATCTAAACCTGCGCTCCGAAATACAAAACCTTACTAGCCCAAGGGGTGGGGATAACTATACCGCTATGCATGTCACAAGTGATTACGCTGGAGTGAAGCTGGACGTGCACATGACTCCTACTGGAAAGAACCTATACATCGGAGGAAACGGCGGTGTCACCCTTTCAAGCCCTGGCAATGACTTTCGCGAGTTGGTTCCTGGCTACTCTTGGTATTGGGTATGTGCAGGATCAGACTTCAAGTGGTGTTTAGCTAACCGAGACCAGGGAAATCCTACGCTGCGCCTCAGCGGCACAATCAACATCGATGGCAAGGACGTGGAAATCGACCATGGGAAATCTAGAGGTTACTTCGAGAGGCAATCTGGTGAATTTGGCATTTCTGGAGGTCATTGGGGATACTGGCTTTACCTATCTAacggcatcttcatccaCGGATGGGTTGTCGGTGCTACCGTCGAGAGGCCCTACAGTACCCCCGCTTGGGCAACTGTTTGGCACCCTAACGGCATCCACGAAGTCCTCGAAGTCGGAAACACCACCACAGCCACGGATGTATGGAAAAGCCCTGTGAGTGGCAAGAATTACTTCCAGAACTTCAAATTAGACCTGCCTTCTCGAGAAGCGAGCTTTCATATCCACCAGGCTATTAAGAAGAGCGAACTCCGGCCTCTTCCTGGCTCAGACGGATACCAGATCACTGAGGCCTATTCCCAAGGTCACGGAGTTTGGGAGGGCGAGAAAGTGACATTTTACGGACACACTGAGCAACTGTCGTACTGGTAAGTATTTTTCTAAATAATACATACCGTAGCGCTTGGTATGGGAGGGTGCCTTTAGCAAAGCGTTTTACTATGTAACTATTTACAACTATGTACTTGACTTATTACCGATTTTATAAACAATGGCTTACGCTCTGTTTCTCCACTGCCTCCTTACTTTGTCTTATTTAAGCCTCCATTTCCTAAGTTCATCTATTCTATGTAATATCGGAAAGCATGACCTTTCTGTTTGTAAATAATTATATGGTTATGTCGTTAAAACATGGTGGCATTTTCTCCAGAACTTACTGCTTTGACCGGCAAAAAGAGCGCAATTAACTTTGTATTTACGACCTGTCTTGATGACAAAAATGGAGTAActagtatatattatattccaCATACCGTGTCTGTATGGGGggtgtttttttttttttttttttttttttttagtgTAATAGAACTTTACCTACTATTACGGTCATAAAGAAAACCTAGAAAGCAAGTTTAATAAGGCAGCGCAGACTTTCATTTATTTCGCATAGAGAAGACCACAAGCAAGTGTCACTAAAACCCCTCACCTAACATCATTTTTGTCTAATCAATTGACTCTCAACCACCTGCGATGTCATAAGATAACAAAAAGGCTAGAATCATTCTagctcttcaagatcttcaaaaCGTTAAAAGAAACTAAGGCCGAGACGCGCGGTAGAGATCTATAATATTCACTACTATAGCTTATGTTGTCGACAGACGGGTATACCGTCTTGGAGCGATTGGATACCCAAGTTACTTTGACTACCCTACGACGGTTGTGGTTCCCAAGGAataaactagtccgtacaAGGATTATGTTGGCAAATGATTAGGGCATGATGCTGAGCAATTGCGAAGTGTCAGGCCTCTTAGCAGTCAATAATACGAGTGAGGCATATTGAGGTAAAGAAGCTTTATTGGCAATTGGTAAACTAAAGCCTATGAAGGTTTACATGAATGTATTCTATATACTCTTAGTACTCACCACATCGGGGGTGAGCTGAGCGAGTGTTTCATGGGCTCAAGAAAGGTACATGTGAGTCAGAAGTGATTGGGTGAAATAAGGGTAAATACGACGTAACCGCGAGCGTCATTAATGAAAATGTGAACATAATAAGGATGGTAACAATCTCTAGATTCGAAATGAGCGGGTGCTCATAGGGACTACCGGAGCAACCCCATGAAGCTATGCACATGCCGGAAAGCTGAGGCTAATATCGTAGGAAACCTTCCAGATGCATAGATCCCCAGTCTGACAGAGGCAGCCTCTCAGATGATCCAATGACGGTCCCGTTTTTAGGTCAACTTGGTTGTCAGGCGGCACTACTGCAGTTGGGGCAGATTAGCGACAGAAGAGAAGTAGACCTTTTTAATAATCTCCGCGGAACGGTTTGCATCCTTCGCTTCTAGAGGCTTATGTTGACTGGGACCTGAAACACTACTTATGGGAATACGCGTATACAAAGGGAGGGTTCTAGAAGTTTAATACTGCTAAGCCATCAGCAAGCGCCATAAAAAATGAAAAAGCAACGAAACGCCGTTTCCAGCTTCTCCACCCAAATCGGATTCAAATATCTACTGCACAAGCAGCTTTATCTTTCGCTGTTGCGACCAGAAGAGTAGCAATCGCTCTCAACATAGATATCGCAATCAGGGTGGTCATTAACTCAATTCAATCGCCCCTCCAGTGGCTTAAAGGAGCCGGCCTAACGAGCCAGATGGTAAGGCCAGCCTTATTCGCGCAGTTGCAGAACTGGCAAGATGTCGCAGTGGTCAGGGCGTGAAGCTTAAAACTGGTTCATTGCTGGCTTATACAAATATGTAGTACAACTATATAAGTATCACTCCATCCAGGTAACTgtcttataataaagaaacTCGTCCAATCCTTGAGAACCATTGAATCGACCAAATCCACTATCCTTTACACCCCCGTGAGGGAGAGAAGACTCATCATGCACCGTCATAGAGTTGATATGAACTGCCCCTGACTCCAAATCATTAGCTAGATCAAAGGCTGCCTTCAAATCCTTAGAGAAAATCGAAGCAGTCAAGCCGTATTCTGCGTCGTTTGCTAAATCTAGCGCTTCACGGTGCGTCTGAAATGTGAAAAGGGATACACTGGGGCCAAATGACTCTTGTGAGTATATGTCCATGTTCTTCTTTACGTTACCGAGGACGACAGGTCTCATCTTAGTCTCCGTCTCATGGGCATGTTCATCCCCAAAGATCTTGACCTGATGTGCTCCTTTGGATATGGCATCTGAGATAAGGTCGCGATTACGACTGGCCGAGGCTGAAGTCACCACAGCAGGCGTATCATGTGCGGTGCCAAAGTTCTTTCTTATGACATGGCCAAGGAGGTCCTGGAATTCGGACGCGATAGATTCGTGAACAATAATGCGTTCCGTGGACATGCAGATTTGGCCAGCCTGTTTACCTTATCAGTAAAGGTCGGTTTTGTCATATTTAGGAACCGAGAATCACTTACGTTGAGGAAAGCTCCTTGTACGCAGTGGCGAGCAGCTTGTTCCAGATTAGCGTCCTTGAGTACGATTGCACTGGCCTTTCCTCCAAGCTCCATCAAGACAGGCTTCAAGTGCTTCCCAGCAGTGGCCGAGATGATCCTCCCGACTCCAGTACTACCAGTAAagttgatcttcttgacaagtGGGTGTGAAACAAGGCTGTCGATGGTGCTAGCCGCTTCAGCCGGTGAATGGAATAGCAAGTTTAAACAACCATCAGGCAGACCAGCCTCACGTAGGACGTCGTAGATTGCCCAGTAACATCGAGGTGTATATTCTGAGCCTTTCAAAATTGTCGTATTGCCAGTAGCTAGAGCAAAGAGGACTGATCGAAGGCCGAGGTTATAAGGCGCATTCCTTTGACCATCGTGCATTAGCAATGCCCCGTTACTATACCACGGAACCAAGTACTGAGGTCCTTCTTACCAAGGTGCTATTCCAAGCACGACTCCATACGGTTTTTTGTGTACCATAGCTTGCATACCTTGGTGGATAGATTCCGGAGCAGCACCCGTCATAGCCCCAGCTATCCCACCAGCAGTATCCCGCAACCCTTCAATTGTGACTCCAAGGATAAAATCTTGGTAGAACTTATTGGCGCCGATCTCATGATGCATATATTCCCCCAGCTCGGCCCGTCGCCGATCCATTATATCAGCGGCCTTGAGGAAGATATCCCGTCTGCTCGAAGCTTTCGTTTTAGACCAATCTTTGAAAGCACTATGGGCACTTTGGACAGCTTTTTGTATATGCTCATCCTTGGCACAGGAAAAGGACCATATTTCTTTATTGGTCAAAGGGCTGGTAACTGGAAAAGATTCGGAAGTGTGTACCTGCTGGCCATTGATGATAAGTGGCACTGAAAAGTTGGTACTAAGGCTTCTATGTCCTCTAGACAAGGGAAGGGCGCCTTGGTTGATATGACCCGTTCGTCTGATGAGTGATTTCAGCATACTAATGGTAGTGCGATGGTCTGAGGTTCTGATTTTACAACTTGGTTCACTATGAGCAGCtatattaaggtatttataggACTCGACTTAAACACGGGCAAGTGTTTCAGTTTCGGAATATCCGCCTTCAGTGGGAAAGAAGACTCTTCGAGACGGAACATGCATCTACAACAGAAGGAAAGATTCTTTCAACATGGAGTCAATTGAAGCTGACTAGCATATTCGTTGCTCGATTGGTTGATGGCTTCTTAAGCTCG contains these protein-coding regions:
- a CDS encoding NAD-dependent aldehyde dehydrogenase; amino-acid sequence: MDRRRAELGEYMHHEIGANKFYQDFILGVTIEGLRDTAGGIAGAMTGAAPESIHQGMQAMVHKKPYGVVLGIAPWNAPYNLGLRSVLFALATGNTTILKGSEYTPRCYWAIYDVLREAGLPDGCLNLLFHSPAEAASTIDSLVSHPLVKKINFTGSTGVGRIISATAGKHLKPVLMELGGKASAIVLKDANLEQAARHCVQGAFLNAGQICMSTERIIVHESIASEFQDLLGHVIRKNFGTAHDTPAVVTSASASRNRDLISDAISKGAHQVKIFGDEHAHETETKMRPVVLGNVKKNMDIYSQESFGPSVSLFTFQTHREALDLANDAEYGLTASIFSKDLKAAFDLANDLESGAVHINSMTVHDESSLPHGGVKDSGFGRFNGSQGLDEFLYYKTVTWME